In Streptomyces sp. NBC_00306, a single genomic region encodes these proteins:
- a CDS encoding complex I subunit 4 family protein, whose amino-acid sequence MLTVLAFAPLAVALLLLALPRRTSDRTVRAIWTATTVVLLALVVVLWAGYDADGGMQYETRVRWIPGAGVGYHVGVDGLSLPMLGLTCVLFAACAVRSWRDTRRIREFAALFLFLETTCLGLFVSLDLILFFVFFDLSIVGMYFVIAGWGHRDRARAALMFFLYTFLGSLVLLLGFIGLYLAASPHTFDMVDLAAADPLAGRAGYAGAVLLAIGIGLAVKTPTVPFHTWLPLAHTEAPAAGSAVLAGVLLKMGTYGFLRIAMPMLPDAWRRHATVIVVIGVVSVLYGALVALAQTDFKRMIAYTSVNHMGYIVLAVGAAAATADTSRQAQALAVTGAVTQMVSHGLLTGALFLLAGSLYERGRTYDMDAYSGIAARAPVLTGMTAIAAFASLGLPGFSGFIAEFQIFTGSLGPRPLATALSVLGILLTAALFLRALQKMFLGPLRLPDAPGAARPFGDLRAHENTAVVPLLALAVVVGITPGFLLDVIEPASHTVLELLTR is encoded by the coding sequence GTGCTGACCGTCCTCGCCTTCGCCCCGCTCGCCGTCGCCCTGCTGCTCCTCGCGCTCCCCCGCCGTACGTCCGACCGGACGGTCCGCGCGATCTGGACGGCGACGACGGTCGTCCTGCTGGCTCTCGTCGTCGTCCTGTGGGCCGGCTACGACGCGGACGGGGGGATGCAGTACGAGACACGGGTGCGGTGGATCCCCGGCGCGGGCGTCGGCTACCACGTCGGTGTCGACGGGCTGTCCCTGCCGATGCTCGGCCTGACCTGCGTGCTGTTCGCGGCCTGCGCCGTACGATCCTGGCGCGACACCCGCCGGATCCGCGAGTTCGCGGCGCTGTTCCTGTTCCTGGAAACGACGTGCCTGGGTCTGTTCGTCTCGCTGGACCTGATCCTGTTCTTCGTCTTCTTCGATCTGTCCATCGTGGGCATGTACTTCGTCATCGCCGGCTGGGGCCACCGCGACCGGGCACGCGCGGCGCTGATGTTCTTCCTCTACACGTTCCTCGGTTCGCTGGTGCTGCTGCTCGGCTTCATCGGGCTCTATCTGGCCGCCTCCCCGCACACCTTCGACATGGTCGACCTCGCCGCGGCGGACCCGCTCGCCGGACGTGCCGGCTACGCGGGCGCGGTGCTGCTGGCGATCGGCATCGGGCTGGCGGTCAAGACACCGACCGTGCCGTTCCACACCTGGCTCCCGCTCGCGCACACCGAGGCGCCCGCCGCGGGCTCCGCCGTCCTGGCCGGGGTGCTGCTGAAGATGGGCACCTACGGCTTCCTGCGCATCGCCATGCCGATGCTGCCCGACGCCTGGCGCCGTCACGCCACCGTGATCGTCGTCATCGGTGTCGTCTCGGTCCTCTACGGAGCACTCGTCGCCCTGGCCCAGACCGACTTCAAGCGGATGATCGCCTACACGTCGGTGAACCACATGGGCTACATCGTCCTCGCCGTCGGCGCGGCCGCCGCGACCGCTGACACCAGTCGGCAGGCCCAGGCGCTGGCGGTGACCGGCGCGGTGACCCAGATGGTCAGTCACGGCCTGCTCACCGGCGCCCTCTTCCTCCTCGCCGGCTCCCTCTACGAACGCGGCCGCACCTACGACATGGACGCCTACTCCGGCATCGCGGCGCGCGCACCGGTGCTCACCGGCATGACGGCCATCGCCGCCTTCGCCTCCCTCGGACTGCCCGGCTTCTCGGGCTTCATCGCTGAGTTCCAGATCTTCACCGGCAGCCTCGGGCCCCGGCCGCTGGCCACCGCCCTGTCCGTCCTCGGCATCCTGCTGACCGCCGCGCTGTTCCTGCGCGCCCTCCAGAAGATGTTCCTCGGGCCGCTGCGCCTGCCCGACGCACCGGGAGCGGCCCGGCCGTTCGGTGATCTGCGCGCCCACGAGAACACGGCGGTCGTGCCGCTGCTGGCCCTGGCGGTCGTGGTGGGCATCACCCCCGGCTTCCTCCTCGACGTCATCGAGCCCGCATCCCACACGGTGCTGGAGCTGCTCACGCGATGA
- a CDS encoding NADH-quinone oxidoreductase subunit 5 family protein, producing MSGVLWALIALPLGAGSLLLVTGRRADRAAAVTAVTTMLVTVGLAVAVARTQPSVRAPFLSGLPAELTVDGLSGLLAVTVAAVTLLVLAFSAAEFGPDQARARFYGLMLLFAGSMLVTVTAATLPVLLMGWEVMGATSWALIGYWWRDSERVGAADTAFLTTRTADLGLYLAAGAALAAGPTGTVALDGLAEAADPWRSLICAGLIAAAFGKSAQLPFSFWLSRAMAGPSPVSALLHSATMVVAGAYLLLRTSPLLEASGWGTHVVAWTGALTAIALGLVALVQNDLKQLLAASSCAQIGFMVLAAGAGGITGGTLQLIAHAAAKSLLFLIAGAWLTALGTKALPGLRGAARRYRVAGVLFTVGACTLAGLPPLSLWATKDVVLAAALETSPWLYAAGLTAAVVSALYSARAVWFVWQPARTDDHGLDSEGRGTRQVPGRVLPPLAVLALACALLSPLAFDPARAAVSRVLGAGSEPAPHLWEWMLSGALAVAAASAAWAWASRKAPLPTRAPGPGGPGSPGFLGGWLKLEKAAHLLLVRPVFALARTAARFDDRVLDAAVRGAGRGALDLARWSDQRLEAGVGGSVSAVASAGRALGRLARRPQTGLLHQYLAQAVAAFTVLALVLVLVK from the coding sequence GTGAGCGGCGTGCTGTGGGCGCTCATCGCCCTGCCCCTGGGAGCGGGAAGCCTCCTGCTGGTGACCGGCCGCCGTGCCGACCGGGCGGCGGCCGTCACCGCCGTGACCACGATGCTCGTGACCGTGGGGCTCGCGGTGGCCGTGGCCCGCACACAGCCGTCCGTCCGTGCGCCCTTCCTGTCCGGCCTGCCCGCCGAACTGACCGTCGACGGGCTGTCCGGTCTCCTCGCCGTCACCGTCGCGGCCGTCACCTTGCTCGTCCTGGCCTTCAGTGCGGCCGAGTTCGGACCCGACCAGGCGCGCGCCCGCTTCTACGGTCTCATGCTGCTCTTCGCCGGAAGCATGCTCGTCACGGTCACCGCCGCCACCCTGCCGGTGCTGCTGATGGGCTGGGAGGTCATGGGCGCCACCTCCTGGGCACTGATCGGCTACTGGTGGCGCGACAGCGAGCGCGTCGGCGCCGCCGACACCGCCTTTCTCACCACGCGCACCGCCGATCTCGGTCTCTACCTCGCCGCCGGCGCCGCACTCGCCGCGGGCCCCACCGGCACGGTCGCCCTGGACGGCCTGGCGGAGGCGGCGGACCCGTGGCGCTCCCTGATCTGCGCCGGGCTGATCGCCGCGGCGTTCGGCAAGTCCGCCCAACTGCCGTTCAGTTTCTGGCTCTCCCGCGCCATGGCCGGTCCGAGCCCCGTCTCCGCCCTGCTGCACTCCGCCACCATGGTCGTCGCCGGTGCGTATCTGCTGCTGCGTACGAGCCCTCTGCTGGAGGCGTCCGGCTGGGGCACCCACGTGGTCGCGTGGACGGGAGCGCTCACCGCGATCGCGCTGGGCCTGGTGGCGCTGGTGCAGAACGACCTCAAGCAACTGCTCGCCGCCTCCAGTTGTGCCCAGATCGGCTTCATGGTGCTGGCCGCGGGAGCCGGAGGGATCACGGGCGGCACCCTCCAGCTGATCGCGCACGCGGCCGCCAAGAGCCTGCTGTTCCTCATCGCCGGAGCGTGGCTGACCGCGCTGGGCACCAAGGCGCTGCCAGGACTGCGCGGCGCGGCCCGGCGGTACCGGGTTGCCGGCGTGCTGTTCACCGTCGGCGCGTGCACCCTCGCCGGGCTGCCGCCGTTGTCGCTGTGGGCGACGAAGGACGTGGTGCTGGCGGCAGCGCTGGAGACCTCACCCTGGCTGTACGCGGCGGGGCTGACGGCCGCGGTGGTGTCCGCCCTGTACAGCGCCCGAGCGGTGTGGTTCGTCTGGCAGCCGGCGCGGACGGACGACCACGGTCTCGACAGCGAGGGGCGCGGCACCCGGCAGGTTCCCGGGCGGGTACTGCCGCCCCTGGCCGTGCTCGCCCTGGCCTGTGCCCTGCTGAGCCCGTTGGCGTTCGACCCGGCGCGCGCCGCGGTGTCCCGGGTACTGGGTGCGGGGTCCGAGCCCGCCCCGCACCTGTGGGAGTGGATGCTCTCCGGTGCCCTCGCTGTCGCCGCGGCGTCGGCCGCCTGGGCGTGGGCGTCCCGGAAGGCACCGCTTCCCACCCGGGCCCCGGGCCCCGGCGGCCCGGGGTCACCGGGCTTCCTCGGCGGCTGGCTGAAGCTGGAGAAGGCCGCCCATCTACTGCTGGTACGGCCGGTGTTCGCCCTCGCCCGGACCGCCGCGCGGTTCGACGACCGTGTCCTGGACGCGGCCGTGCGCGGCGCGGGCCGCGGGGCGCTGGACCTGGCCCGCTGGTCCGATCAGCGGCTGGAGGCGGGGGTCGGCGGTTCGGTGTCCGCCGTCGCTTCGGCCGGGCGTGCGCTGGGCCGTCTCGCGCGACGGCCCCAGACGGGCCTGCTGCACCAGTACCTCGCACAGGCCGTCGCGGCCTTCACCGTCCTTGCCCTCGTGCTCGTCCTCGTGAAGTAG
- a CDS encoding NADH-quinone oxidoreductase subunit NuoK encodes MSLEAVLLLAAALWCTGLFGALTQQSIVMLMMGLELMLGGVIVAAAGVWYHIAPGRADGQVVVIVAVTAMALEMAIGFAIVTALFRDREVDMTDMAAELKE; translated from the coding sequence GTGAGCCTCGAAGCCGTCCTGCTGCTGGCCGCGGCCCTGTGGTGCACGGGCCTGTTCGGCGCTCTGACGCAGCAGTCGATCGTCATGCTGATGATGGGGCTGGAGCTGATGCTCGGTGGCGTCATCGTCGCCGCGGCCGGCGTCTGGTACCACATCGCGCCGGGCCGTGCGGACGGACAGGTCGTCGTCATCGTCGCGGTGACCGCCATGGCGCTGGAGATGGCGATCGGTTTCGCGATCGTCACCGCCCTGTTCCGTGACCGCGAGGTCGACATGACCGACATGGCCGCGGAGCTGAAGGAGTGA
- a CDS encoding NADH-quinone oxidoreductase subunit J has protein sequence MVSDVVFFVLAVLAVAAGVMVFVVDSMARATFSLLASLLAVAGVVVLLGLNYLGIVIALMMTIEMAVMAVFMIMYMMNPAGLMPMTMMHNAKGSAVLCTALFVLLAAGILLAPWPARKGRPPRDVTMDLGLSLMGPQMLTMMTLGMALFATIVSSVVLATRRGRYDRLGDGLDARRPDDPVRGGVGR, from the coding sequence GTGGTGAGTGATGTCGTCTTCTTCGTCCTGGCCGTCCTCGCCGTCGCCGCGGGGGTGATGGTCTTCGTCGTCGACTCCATGGCCCGGGCGACGTTCTCACTGCTGGCCTCGCTGCTCGCGGTGGCGGGCGTGGTCGTCCTGCTGGGTCTGAACTACCTGGGCATCGTCATCGCCTTGATGATGACGATCGAGATGGCCGTCATGGCCGTCTTCATGATCATGTACATGATGAATCCGGCCGGTCTGATGCCGATGACCATGATGCACAACGCCAAGGGCTCCGCGGTCCTGTGCACCGCGCTCTTCGTCCTCCTGGCGGCCGGGATCCTCCTGGCGCCGTGGCCCGCGCGCAAGGGACGACCGCCGCGGGACGTGACCATGGACCTGGGACTGTCCCTGATGGGTCCTCAGATGCTGACGATGATGACCCTGGGGATGGCACTGTTCGCGACGATCGTCTCCAGCGTGGTGCTGGCCACCCGCCGCGGCCGCTACGACCGTCTCGGCGACGGCCTCGACGCGCGGCGCCCCGACGACCCGGTGCGGGGAGGGGTGGGCCGGTGA
- a CDS encoding NADH-quinone oxidoreductase subunit H, with the protein MTDATSPWSVLVLPGVLVLAAVCAATADAALGTGPGGTRRAGLPGREVLRLLVQQRRTTNASDHLLLRVGVTLLPVAAVLAGVVVPLGFTAVSDLPDGIVWFNAMEALAWAAVWLAGWGPNSALSMIGGYRFLAQGLAYEIPHMLAITTAALGAESLRVGAVVDAQGGLWFAVWMPVAFVIYLASALAMAFWGPFDQPVGSDAAGGAAAELSGVERVLFLGGRRLLLTVAAAAAVPLFLGGGHGPWLPGWAWTLVKTAAVLAVLMWARRRLPVLRMDRYMEVAWVVLTPLAVLQALVVALVVLGR; encoded by the coding sequence ATGACTGACGCCACCTCTCCGTGGTCCGTCCTCGTCCTGCCCGGCGTCCTGGTGCTCGCCGCGGTGTGCGCGGCGACCGCGGATGCCGCGCTGGGGACGGGGCCCGGCGGCACGCGGCGCGCGGGGCTGCCCGGGCGTGAGGTTCTGCGGCTGCTGGTGCAGCAGCGCCGTACGACGAATGCCTCGGACCACCTGCTGCTGCGCGTCGGCGTGACACTGCTGCCGGTGGCCGCGGTCCTCGCCGGGGTCGTGGTGCCGCTGGGCTTCACGGCGGTGAGTGATCTCCCCGACGGAATCGTGTGGTTCAACGCGATGGAGGCCCTCGCCTGGGCGGCGGTATGGCTGGCGGGCTGGGGGCCGAACTCGGCCCTGTCGATGATCGGCGGCTACCGGTTCCTCGCTCAGGGCCTGGCGTACGAGATCCCTCACATGCTGGCCATCACGACCGCCGCGCTGGGAGCGGAGTCGCTGCGTGTCGGCGCGGTCGTCGACGCGCAGGGCGGGCTCTGGTTCGCGGTGTGGATGCCGGTCGCGTTCGTCATCTATCTGGCGAGCGCGCTGGCGATGGCCTTCTGGGGCCCTTTCGACCAGCCCGTCGGCAGCGACGCGGCGGGCGGGGCCGCGGCCGAACTGTCCGGTGTGGAACGGGTGCTCTTCCTCGGCGGGCGCCGACTGCTGCTCACGGTGGCCGCGGCCGCAGCCGTTCCGCTGTTCCTCGGCGGCGGCCACGGGCCGTGGCTGCCGGGCTGGGCCTGGACCCTGGTCAAGACCGCGGCCGTCCTCGCCGTCCTGATGTGGGCACGCCGCCGGCTGCCGGTGCTGCGCATGGACCGCTACATGGAAGTGGCCTGGGTGGTGCTGACACCGCTGGCCGTCCTCCAGGCCCTGGTGGTGGCCCTGGTGGTGCTCGGCCGATGA
- a CDS encoding NADH-quinone oxidoreductase subunit A: MAGADWLPVLLLLGVASAGIAVVYAIGGVLRVVPEPLTDAMPFSGGLSPQEHPFSRFHVRWYPVTMIFLAFDMEMLFMYPWTLVVGEVGVTAVVEMFLFLGILLAAVGYAWREGALRWT, encoded by the coding sequence ATGGCGGGTGCGGACTGGCTTCCGGTGCTCCTCCTGCTGGGGGTGGCCTCGGCGGGAATCGCGGTCGTGTACGCGATCGGCGGTGTCCTGCGGGTCGTACCGGAACCCTTGACGGACGCGATGCCGTTCAGCGGAGGCCTGAGTCCGCAGGAGCACCCCTTCTCCCGCTTCCATGTGCGCTGGTACCCGGTGACGATGATCTTTCTCGCCTTCGACATGGAGATGCTGTTCATGTACCCGTGGACGCTCGTCGTCGGGGAGGTCGGCGTCACCGCCGTGGTGGAGATGTTCCTCTTCCTGGGCATCCTCCTGGCCGCGGTGGGCTACGCATGGCGGGAAGGCGCCCTGCGATGGACCTGA
- a CDS encoding heavy metal translocating P-type ATPase, with protein sequence MTTTVTETAEVELAIGGMTCASCAARIEKKLNRMDGVRATVNYATEKAKVVYDSDLDVTDLIATVEATGYTATEPAPPRTAPATGDDGDVPAEPGELRTLRQRLVTAVVLAVPVIAMAMIPALQIEYWQWLSLTLAAPVVTYAAWPFHRAAFTNARHGAATMDTLISVGTSAAFLWSLWALFFGTAGTPGMTHPFELTIGRSDGAGNIYLEAAAGVTAFILAGRYFEARSKRTAGAALRALMELGAKDVTVLRGGREETVPISELTVGDRFLVRPGQKIATDGTVVEGASAIDASMLTGESVPVDVSAGDTVTGATLNTSGRLVVRATRIGADTQLARMARLVEDAQNGKAAAQRLADRISAVFVPVVIALALGTLGFWLGNGAGLTAAFTAAVAVLIIACPCALGLATPTALMVGTGRGAQLGILIKGPEVLESTRTVDTVVLDKTGTVTTGTMTLLDVHVAEGADETEVLRLAGALEHASEHPVARAVAAGATDRVGALPVPDDFANVPGLGVQGIVEGHAVLVGREKLLREWAIELPAQLAHATRDAESAGRTVIAVAWDGEARAVLEVADAVKDTSAEAVRRLRGLGLTPILLTGDNAAVARAVAAEVGIDEVIADVMPEDKADVVKKLQAEGRSVAMIGDGVNDAAALAQADLGLAMGTGTDAAIEAGDLTLVRGDLRAAADAIRLSRKTLGTIRSNLFWAFAYNVAALPLAAAGLLNPMIAGAAMAFSSVFVVGNSLRLRSFRATV encoded by the coding sequence ATGACTACCACGGTCACCGAAACCGCCGAGGTCGAACTCGCCATCGGCGGGATGACCTGCGCCTCGTGCGCGGCCCGTATCGAGAAGAAGCTCAACCGCATGGACGGTGTCCGGGCCACGGTCAACTACGCCACCGAGAAGGCCAAGGTGGTCTACGACAGCGACCTGGACGTCACCGATCTGATCGCCACCGTCGAGGCCACCGGATACACGGCCACCGAGCCGGCCCCGCCACGCACCGCGCCCGCGACCGGTGACGACGGCGACGTACCGGCGGAACCCGGCGAGCTGCGGACACTGCGGCAGCGACTGGTCACAGCCGTCGTGCTCGCCGTGCCGGTCATCGCGATGGCGATGATCCCCGCACTGCAGATCGAGTACTGGCAGTGGCTGTCACTCACCCTCGCCGCCCCCGTCGTCACCTACGCCGCCTGGCCCTTCCACCGGGCCGCGTTCACCAATGCCCGGCACGGCGCGGCCACCATGGACACATTGATCTCGGTCGGCACCTCCGCCGCGTTCCTGTGGTCCCTGTGGGCCCTGTTCTTCGGCACCGCCGGCACACCGGGGATGACCCACCCCTTCGAACTCACCATCGGCCGCAGCGACGGCGCCGGGAACATCTACCTCGAAGCGGCGGCGGGCGTCACGGCATTCATCCTCGCCGGCCGCTACTTCGAGGCGCGTTCCAAGCGCACGGCGGGTGCCGCACTGAGGGCGCTGATGGAACTGGGGGCGAAGGACGTCACCGTGCTGCGTGGCGGCCGGGAGGAGACCGTCCCCATCTCCGAGCTGACGGTCGGCGACCGGTTCCTCGTCCGGCCCGGCCAGAAGATCGCCACGGACGGCACGGTCGTCGAGGGGGCCTCGGCGATCGACGCGTCGATGCTCACCGGTGAGTCCGTCCCCGTGGACGTCTCCGCAGGCGACACCGTCACCGGTGCCACACTGAACACCTCGGGCCGTCTCGTCGTGCGGGCCACCCGCATCGGCGCCGACACCCAACTGGCGCGAATGGCCCGACTGGTGGAGGACGCCCAGAACGGCAAGGCGGCCGCCCAGCGCCTCGCCGACCGGATCTCAGCGGTGTTCGTCCCCGTGGTGATCGCCCTCGCGCTCGGCACACTCGGGTTCTGGCTCGGCAACGGCGCCGGGCTGACCGCCGCGTTCACCGCTGCCGTCGCCGTACTGATCATCGCCTGCCCCTGCGCCCTGGGACTGGCCACACCGACCGCGCTCATGGTCGGCACCGGCCGCGGCGCGCAGCTCGGCATCCTCATCAAGGGCCCCGAGGTGCTGGAGTCGACCCGCACCGTCGACACCGTCGTCCTCGACAAGACCGGCACGGTGACCACCGGCACGATGACGCTGCTCGACGTCCATGTCGCCGAGGGCGCGGACGAGACCGAGGTGCTGCGACTGGCCGGCGCACTCGAGCACGCCTCCGAACACCCCGTCGCCCGCGCCGTGGCGGCCGGAGCGACGGACCGTGTCGGCGCCCTGCCGGTGCCGGACGACTTCGCGAACGTCCCCGGGCTGGGCGTCCAGGGCATCGTGGAGGGCCACGCGGTCCTGGTCGGCCGTGAAAAGCTGCTGAGGGAGTGGGCGATCGAGCTGCCCGCACAGCTCGCCCACGCCACCCGCGATGCCGAGAGCGCCGGGCGGACGGTGATCGCGGTCGCCTGGGACGGGGAGGCACGCGCGGTCCTCGAGGTCGCCGACGCGGTCAAGGACACCAGTGCCGAAGCCGTACGGCGGCTGCGCGGTCTCGGGCTGACGCCGATCCTGCTCACCGGCGACAACGCCGCGGTCGCCCGTGCCGTCGCGGCCGAGGTCGGTATCGACGAGGTGATCGCCGACGTCATGCCCGAGGACAAGGCCGACGTCGTCAAGAAGCTTCAGGCCGAGGGCCGTTCCGTGGCCATGATCGGTGACGGCGTCAACGACGCCGCCGCCCTGGCCCAGGCCGACCTCGGACTCGCGATGGGCACCGGTACCGACGCCGCCATCGAGGCGGGCGACCTCACTCTGGTACGAGGCGACCTGCGGGCCGCGGCTGACGCGATCCGGCTGTCCCGCAAGACGCTCGGCACCATCAGGTCCAACCTCTTCTGGGCCTTTGCCTACAACGTCGCGGCGCTGCCGCTCGCGGCCGCCGGACTGCTCAACCCCATGATCGCGGGCGCGGCGATGGCGTTCTCCTCCGTCTTCGTCGTGGGCAACAGCCTGCGGCTGCGCAGCTTCCGGGCCACCGTGTGA
- a CDS encoding TetR/AcrR family transcriptional regulator, producing MAKPVVPEEARRRRRPTKNGAVLSEQVIIETALRMLREHGSAGLTVRRLGIALGADPSTLYRYFRGIDDLTLAIGDILVGRAVAGWKATGDWRSDLRDLGLRIHAAYLGHPQAAVLTASRVSGRAHEVAADETILGVLRTAGFPDAGAVRIYHAFIDQALAFSALDAASLALPAAARESDEEVWQATYARLPAATHPHIAATAHLLVARMNDSAYPAALEMLLDSAAAQLGRAGLPGS from the coding sequence GTGGCCAAGCCCGTCGTACCGGAAGAGGCCCGGCGACGGCGCCGACCGACGAAGAACGGCGCGGTGCTGTCCGAGCAGGTGATCATCGAAACGGCGCTGCGCATGCTGCGGGAGCACGGCAGCGCGGGACTCACCGTCCGCCGTCTGGGGATCGCACTCGGCGCGGATCCGAGCACGCTGTACCGCTACTTCCGCGGCATCGACGATCTGACCCTGGCCATCGGGGACATCCTCGTGGGACGGGCCGTGGCGGGCTGGAAGGCCACCGGGGACTGGCGGTCGGACCTGCGGGACCTGGGGCTGCGGATCCACGCCGCGTATCTCGGACATCCGCAGGCCGCGGTGCTGACCGCGAGCCGGGTGAGCGGAAGGGCGCACGAGGTGGCGGCCGACGAGACGATCCTGGGGGTGCTGCGGACGGCCGGCTTTCCGGACGCGGGGGCCGTGCGGATCTATCACGCGTTCATCGACCAGGCCCTGGCGTTCTCGGCGCTCGACGCGGCATCGCTGGCGCTGCCGGCGGCCGCCCGGGAGTCCGACGAGGAGGTCTGGCAGGCCACGTACGCACGGCTGCCCGCCGCCACGCATCCCCATATCGCTGCCACCGCGCACCTGCTCGTCGCCCGGATGAACGACAGCGCCTACCCCGCCGCGCTGGAAATGCTGCTCGACAGCGCTGCGGCGCAGCTGGGCCGTGCCGGACTCCCGGGCTCCTGA
- a CDS encoding saccharopine dehydrogenase family protein, with translation MRVLLVGAGGVGTAITRIAARRSFFDHMVVADYDLARAESAVAALAPDQRFSAERIDASDESAVAALLRRENCDVLLNATDPRFVMPLFQAALSAGANYLDMAMSLSRPHPERPHELCGVKLGDSQFERAEDWEKAGALALVGIGVEPGLSDVFARHAADELFDEIEEIGIRDGANLTVDGYDFAPSFSIWTTIEECLNPPVVWEADRGWFTTAPFSEPEVFDFPEGIGPVECVNVEHEEVLLVPRWVEARRVTFKYGLGEDFIHTLQTLHLLGLDRTDPVPVPAADGSGTVQVSPRDVVAACLPDPATLGERMHGKTCAGTWVKGTKDGRPREVYLYHVVDNQWSMREYGSQAVVWQTAINPVVALELLASGAWSGSGILGPEALPARPFLDLLTEYGSPWGMREQ, from the coding sequence ATGCGTGTACTGCTCGTGGGGGCCGGCGGGGTCGGTACCGCCATCACCCGGATCGCGGCCCGCCGCTCCTTCTTCGACCACATGGTCGTCGCCGACTACGACCTCGCCCGGGCCGAGTCCGCCGTCGCGGCCCTCGCGCCCGACCAGCGCTTCAGCGCCGAGCGGATCGACGCGAGCGACGAGTCCGCCGTCGCCGCCCTGCTCCGGCGTGAGAACTGCGACGTGCTGCTCAACGCCACCGACCCGCGTTTCGTCATGCCGCTCTTCCAGGCGGCACTGTCCGCCGGGGCGAACTACCTGGACATGGCCATGTCCCTGTCCCGCCCGCACCCGGAGCGCCCGCACGAGCTGTGCGGGGTCAAGCTCGGCGACAGCCAGTTCGAGCGCGCCGAGGACTGGGAGAAGGCGGGCGCCCTCGCCCTTGTCGGCATCGGCGTCGAGCCGGGCCTGTCCGATGTGTTCGCCCGGCATGCCGCCGACGAACTCTTCGACGAGATCGAGGAGATCGGCATCCGCGACGGAGCCAACCTCACCGTCGACGGCTACGACTTCGCCCCGTCCTTCAGCATCTGGACGACCATCGAGGAGTGCCTCAACCCGCCGGTCGTCTGGGAGGCCGACCGCGGCTGGTTCACCACCGCCCCCTTCAGCGAGCCCGAGGTCTTCGACTTCCCCGAGGGCATCGGCCCGGTGGAGTGTGTGAACGTCGAGCACGAAGAGGTGCTGCTGGTGCCGCGCTGGGTCGAGGCGCGCCGCGTCACCTTCAAGTACGGCCTCGGCGAGGACTTCATCCACACCCTGCAGACGCTGCATCTGCTGGGTCTCGACCGGACCGACCCCGTGCCGGTGCCCGCTGCGGACGGATCGGGGACCGTTCAGGTCTCCCCGCGGGACGTGGTCGCCGCGTGTCTGCCCGACCCGGCGACGCTGGGGGAGCGGATGCACGGCAAGACCTGCGCCGGCACCTGGGTCAAGGGCACCAAGGACGGCCGCCCGCGCGAGGTCTACCTGTACCACGTGGTCGACAACCAGTGGTCCATGCGGGAGTACGGCTCCCAGGCGGTCGTGTGGCAGACCGCGATCAACCCCGTGGTCGCCCTCGAACTGCTCGCGTCCGGCGCCTGGTCGGGCAGCGGGATCCTCGGTCCCGAGGCGCTGCCGGCCAGGCCCTTCCTCGATCTGCTGACGGAGTACGGCTCGCCCTGGGGCATGCGGGAGCAGTGA